A window of the Henckelia pumila isolate YLH828 chromosome 3, ASM3356847v2, whole genome shotgun sequence genome harbors these coding sequences:
- the LOC140887689 gene encoding serine/threonine-protein phosphatase 7, which produces MLASSGAAAPPTPPPPLPPAPSSDEDFFSTASTSTSSDSKPVSPSPSPVPPQIPITWPEDGALTVSWVIDLMQTFDWASRTLPPSEFPAVLPVQTFDKLVLTASKILHKEPNCVRIDENSGLDSESRVVVVGDVHGQLHDVLFLLKDAGFPGDDRYFVFNGDYVDRGAWGLEVFLLLLAWKVLMPHRVYLLRGNHESKYCTSVYGFEKEVSTKYGDSGKHVYRKCLGCFEGLPLASIIAGKVYTAHGGLFRGAVTTPSKRAKKKNRKVVHTSEVNSLILGSLDELAKARRSVLDPPWEGSNLIPGDVLWSDPSMSPGLSPNTERGIGLLWGPDCTEEFLKKFNLKLIIRSHEGPDARDKRHDLAGMDVGYTIDHIVDSGKLITLFSAPDYPQFQATEERYRNKGAYIVLEPPQFDTPIFHSFEAVAPRPKANPYYDFGDVIDSDEELDLASMVAGS; this is translated from the exons ATGCTCGCATCGTCGGGTGCTGCGGCGCCGCCTACGCCTCCGCCGCCTCTGCCGCCAGCACCATCCTCGGACGAGGATTTCTTCTCTACAGCATCCACTTCCACTTCATCCGATTCCAAGCCAGTCTCCCCCTCCCCTTCTCCCGTGCCTCCTCAGATCCCCATCACATGGCCCGAGGATGGAGCCCTGACCGTGTCTTGGGTCATCGACCTCATGCAGACGTTCGATTGGGCATCCAGGACTTTGCCCCCATCGGAATTCCCGGCCGTGCTCCCAGTCCAAACCTTTGATAAACTTGTACTTACTGCATCGAAGATCCTGCATAAAGAGCCCAATTGTGTGAGGATCGATGAAAACTCAGGGTTGGATTCGGAATCAAGGGTTGTGGTGGTAGGTGATGTGCATGGTCAATTGCatgatgttttgtttttgttgaaagATGCGGGGTTTCCTGGCGATGATCGGTACTTCGTCTTCAATGGGGATTATGTGGATAGAGGAGCTTGGGGGCTCGAGGTTTTCTTGCTTTTACTGGCTTGGAAG GTTCTTATGCCTCATAGGGTGTATTTACTTCGTGGAAATCACGAATCAAAATATTGTACGTCGGTGTATGGATTTGAAAAGGAAGTGTCCACAAAATATGGAGACAGTGGAAAGCATGTCTACAGAAAATGTTTAGGCTGTTTTGAAGGACTTCCCCTTGCTTCCATCATTGCTGGGAAAGTTTACACTGCTCATGGAGGTTTGTTTCGTGGTGCAGTTACTACCCCATCAAAAAGGGCCAAAAAGAAAAATCGGAAGGTAGTTCATACTTCTGAGGTTAATTCCTTAATTCTTGGTTCCTTGGACGAGTTGGCAAAAGCTAGACGATCTGTCCTTGATCCTCCTTGGGAAGGTTCAAATTTGATTCCTGGTGATGTTCTATGGTCAGATCCTTCGATGAGCCCTGGTCTTTCCCCAAACACAGAACGAGGTATTGGTCTCTTGTGGGGTCCTGATTGTACTGAAGAATTCTTAAAGAAGTTCAATTTAAAG TTGATAATCAGGTCACATGAAGGTCCTGATGCAAGGGATAAGAGACATGATCTTGCAGGAATGGATGTAGGATATACTATAGATCATATTGTAGATTCAGGGAAGCTTATCACCCTATTCAGTGCCCCAGACTATCCACAATTTCAG GCAACAGAAGAGAGGTACAGAAATAAAGGAGCATATATTGTCTTAGAACCCCCTCAGTTTGACACCCCCATTTTTCATAGTTTTGAAGCTGTTGCTCCTAGACCAAAG GCAAACCCGTACTATGATTTTGGAGATGTAATTGATTCTGATGAAGAATTGGACCTGGCATCAATGGTAGCGGGTTCTTGA